One genomic segment of Chthoniobacterales bacterium includes these proteins:
- a CDS encoding L,D-transpeptidase family protein: protein MKFEFTKVLGKAMRLAAVALVGILAGCATVPELGMLFDRDTSQHSVIVRLKEQKAYLYREGKVVAISPVSTGREGYGTPAGKYRVTQKDIDHRSTLYGAYVKNGRVVKANVNVRKDKKPAGATFVGAPMPYFLRINGAVGLHAGHVPDYPASHGCIRLPQRQARRFFHAVEVGTPVFVYR from the coding sequence AATTTGAATTTACCAAGGTTTTGGGGAAGGCGATGCGGCTGGCGGCAGTCGCGCTGGTCGGCATCCTTGCCGGCTGTGCCACCGTTCCGGAGCTCGGCATGCTGTTCGACCGGGACACGTCGCAGCATTCGGTCATCGTCCGGCTGAAGGAGCAGAAGGCCTATCTCTATCGCGAGGGCAAGGTCGTGGCGATCTCCCCCGTCTCCACCGGTCGCGAGGGCTACGGCACTCCCGCGGGCAAATACCGCGTGACGCAGAAGGACATCGACCACCGCTCCACGCTCTATGGCGCCTACGTGAAGAATGGCCGGGTCGTGAAGGCGAACGTGAATGTGCGGAAGGACAAAAAGCCTGCCGGTGCCACTTTCGTCGGCGCTCCGATGCCGTATTTCCTGCGCATCAACGGCGCCGTCGGCCTGCACGCCGGGCACGTGCCCGACTATCCCGCCTCGCACGGCTGCATCCGCCTGCCGCAGCGCCAGGCGAGGCGATTCTTCCACGCGGTCGAGGTCGGCACGCCCGTTTTCGTCTATCGCTGA